TCTGCCAGCTGATCAACCGATATGCCAGCAAGGCATGCAGTGCAGCCACCTGGCACTGGTGATCGAAGGTACCGCCAGGATCTATAAAATCGGTGAAAACGGCAGAGAGATTACCCTCTATCGGATTGGTCCCGGGGAAAGCTGCATCCTGACCGCCTCCTGTATCATGAGCCAAAAGCCCTTCCCGGCTTTTGCCGTCAGCGAACAGCCAATACAGGCCGTGATCATATCAACATCCGATGTCGTACGCTGGTCAAATACTGAGCAAGCCTGGAGAGATTATCTGTTCCGGCTTATCAGCGAAAGACTCAGTGATGTGATCAGCGTTGTCGAAGAGGTCGCTTTCCGGCGAGTGGACCGCAGGCTCGCAGGCTACCTGCTGCAGAATACCGACAACGTCAGTAACCGCATGCAGGTCACACATCAATCGATTGCTTCCGATCTCGGCACTTCCCGTGAAGTGGTGAGTCGAATATTAAAGGACTTCGAGCAACAGGGTTTGATCTCAATCACCCGGGGCGCAATAACCCTGGAGGACCGGGATCATCTGAATGAAAAAAGCACTGAGTAACGACTCAACCACGCATGACAGTGTGTGACTTTGTCACATACTAAGCTGATTGCTCCAGGTATGCTCAATCCTCAACGACGCCGGGATGCTCGTAGCACATCCATTTAGTGGGGGCGTATCGCTTTTGACCAGTCAATAAATTAAGGAGCGGATCATGACTCAAAATATCGGCAGTATTGAACGAATAATCCGAATCGTCGCAGGTTTGGCGATTCTCGCCTGGGGTTTTCTTCTGAGTGACCCCATCAACTGGTGGGGCGCAATCGGTGCGGTTCCCCTGGTCACCGGCCTCGTCTCCTTTTGTCCCCTGTGGACACTGTTCGGAATCAACACCAAGAAGACGGCCTGAAACGGCCAGGTGATAAATTTACGCTAATCCTACAGCCCTGGCGCAAGCTAGGGCCTGTCAATCACCTCTTCCTCGATTCTCTTTGGCCAAGCGACCAAAACAGCCTGTACCAATGTGGCCAGGGGAATTGCGAAAAAAACACCCCAAAAGCCCCAGAATCCGCCAAACACCAGGATGGATACTATGATCGCAACCGGGTGCAGATTGACCACCTCGGAAAACAACAGAGGCACCAGCACATTACCGTCCAACGCCTGGATGACGAAATAAGCCATAGCCAGCCACGCAAAGTCACTGCTCCAGCCCCATTGAAACCAGGCGATGAAGAGTACAGGGATAGTGACCACAGCCGCCCCGATGTATGGAATGATCACCGACAGCCCCACCATCATCGACAGCAGAAGAGCATAATTCAATCCAAGCAGTCTGAATGTGACGAAGCTGACCGCCCAGATAATGACGATTTCCCAGAATTTACCCCTGACATAGTTGGCTATCTGTTTATCCACATCGTTCCAAACAGTACCTGCAAAGCGTCGATGCCTGGGCAGATACATCACAAACCAATCGATGATCAGGTGTTTGTCCTTCAAAAAAAAGAATACCAGCAGCGGCATCAGAATCAGGTAGACGATCAATGTGATCACACCGACGACCGAGGCGAGGGACCAGGTGACGGCCTGTTGTGCAAATGAGGCGATCTCATTCCTTATCTGTTGGATAAGCTGATCGACCTGCTCCTGTGGAATCAGATCGGGATAGCGTTCCGGCAGTTGCATCAGTGCTTGCTGCCCCATGGAAATCATGATCGGCAACTGCTGCAGAAACTCTGTCACCTGGTTGGACAGGAGCGGCATCAGGCCAAACATGACCAGCGTGACAAACAACAGGAACAGGATAAATACAATCAGTACTGAGGGAAATCTTGGAAATGAGCGTTTCTCCAACTGAGAAATAACGCCCTCCAGCAGATAGGCAATAACGATGCTTGCCAACACCGGGGCGAGCATATCCCCCATGGTGATGACGACACCAAAAAAGAGCAGCAGAAAAAGCGTCAGGAAGACGATCTGAGGATCGGAAAAGTAACGCTTGAACCAATTTGTTACAACCTGCATAGGACTACCTACTTGAAGGCACTACAGAGGGTCTGTTAACGATCATCAAGATAATTTTGGTAGTGCCGGGCAAACAGTGCCTCCAACTCATCGATGACCGATACGGCATCACGTCCCTGCATCATATGGGCCATCATCAATGACGACGTTTCATCAAGCAACCGTTCTCTTTCGAGCATGAAATAGCTTTCTGAAAGACGCTTGATGGCCTTCACAACAGACTCCTCCTGAGGCCGTTCGATCTGCATTGGTTCATGAATCCCCTCTTCCTCCGGCTCACCCTCGACACTCTCCTGACTCGACAGAAAAGCGGCAAAGGAGAGCAGGGTCTGTCGTTGCTGAGAGTCCAACCGATCGAAGAGGTCCAGTAACCGCTGCTGGTCAGCCGCTAGTTTCTGCTGTTTTGGAACAAAATGCACAATGATTCCGTCCTCTGCGTCGTTATCGATAAGACAACGCTGTCACAATGACCGGGCTACTAGGGCCTGTTAACATTAATCCAATCGGCCCTGCTGTAATGTCATATACTAGAGCTGCTCCTCGGCGTGATCTTCACAATAACCCCTGGCAAAATCGAGCAGCTCTTCCATGGCACGCAGCCGGAATTTCTGCTTTTGATGAACAAAAGAGAAAGGACGCTCCAGCTTCGGCATCAGATTGATGGCGCGCAAGGTATCCAGTTTCAACTCTTTCTGGATAGTGGCACGGGAGACCACGGAGACCCCCATCCCCGCTTCAACTGCACCTTTCACCGCTTCCGGGCTGCCCAGCTCCATAGAGATGTCCATCGCAGTATCGCAGGAGTTGTTTTCAAGATATTCATTGATCACTTCCCGGGTGCCCGACCCCTCTTCACGGCAAATAAACGGGTATTCAAGAAGTTTCTTTATCTCTACCGATTCAAGATTGGCCAGGTCATGACTGGGTGGCACGATCGCAACCAGATGATCCTCACGACACATCTCCACTACCAGATTCTTATTGCCGACCGGGGCTTCGACAACACCCAGATCGATTGTGTTGTTCTCGACCATCGAGACGATGCCTTCTGAGTTAGAGACCCGCAAGTGGATGGTGACCTCCGGGTAACGGGCGCCGAAATCACCCAGTAGCGCGGGCAGCATATATTCGGCGATCGTTGTACTGGCGCCGATTGTCAGTGCTCCCCTGATTTCACCCGTCATCTCACGAACGGAGTTTTCCATATCGGCATAGAGATCAAAAATCCGGTCAGCGTACTCATACACACGTTCACCAGCCTCTGTCAGGCTGATGCGATTATGGGTACGGTCAAACAGGCGGGTATTGAAATACTCCTCAAGCTGACGTACCTGGAAGGTCACGGCCGGCTGAGTCATATGCAGGGTCTCCGCCGCTTTGGTGAAACTTAATAGACGCGCAACCGTATGAAAAACTTGTAATCTTCGATCCGCCATTGTATTTATGGTCCTATCAACCAGCCTTTAATCTAGATAAACTCAATTTATACCATATCTCATCAGGCTATGGGAGTTGTTAAGGCAAACTGACAGGGATGAGGCGATATTGGAAGAAATCGTTATGGAAAGCACCGCTCAAGATGTAAATTCAGGACTTGAAAACATGGTAATTCGATGAAAAATCCTCTAGCCTCACAAAATCAGTCTCAATGCGACTCCAATGGGTACGCCTATGTCGCATCAGAACGGCCCGGCTCACCGACAAGTATGCAGGGGTGATCGGGGCAGGTTTACAATAATTGATAATCACGGCGGAGGAAATATGCGGACACACTATAAGAAAACCCTTCAGATTTCTCAGCTGGCGCTGGCCTGCAGTGCAGCCTTGCTGACGATGAATCAGGCAGCTCAGGCGTCAGGTTTTGCGGTTCCCGAATTGAACATTACCGGCCTTGCCCTTTCCAATGCCATGGTTGCAAACCCTGATTCCCTCTCAGCCATCGCCTATAATCCCGCTGCCATGGCATTTCATACGGGTAGTGCCTTGGAACTTGGCCTGCTGCTGGTTGTGCCGGACCTGAGCGTCGATACGGGATCCGGAACCGTAGACAGCGAGGCAA
This sequence is a window from Candidatus Thiodiazotropha sp. LNASS1. Protein-coding genes within it:
- a CDS encoding DUF2892 domain-containing protein, with the protein product MTQNIGSIERIIRIVAGLAILAWGFLLSDPINWWGAIGAVPLVTGLVSFCPLWTLFGINTKKTA
- a CDS encoding Crp/Fnr family transcriptional regulator; translated protein: MITDPAVIDELIRQFHFLQCADADFVRHFFGSTKVIHLPADQPICQQGMQCSHLALVIEGTARIYKIGENGREITLYRIGPGESCILTASCIMSQKPFPAFAVSEQPIQAVIISTSDVVRWSNTEQAWRDYLFRLISERLSDVISVVEEVAFRRVDRRLAGYLLQNTDNVSNRMQVTHQSIASDLGTSREVVSRILKDFEQQGLISITRGAITLEDRDHLNEKSTE
- a CDS encoding selenium metabolism-associated LysR family transcriptional regulator, coding for MADRRLQVFHTVARLLSFTKAAETLHMTQPAVTFQVRQLEEYFNTRLFDRTHNRISLTEAGERVYEYADRIFDLYADMENSVREMTGEIRGALTIGASTTIAEYMLPALLGDFGARYPEVTIHLRVSNSEGIVSMVENNTIDLGVVEAPVGNKNLVVEMCREDHLVAIVPPSHDLANLESVEIKKLLEYPFICREEGSGTREVINEYLENNSCDTAMDISMELGSPEAVKGAVEAGMGVSVVSRATIQKELKLDTLRAINLMPKLERPFSFVHQKQKFRLRAMEELLDFARGYCEDHAEEQL
- a CDS encoding AI-2E family transporter, whose protein sequence is MQVVTNWFKRYFSDPQIVFLTLFLLLFFGVVITMGDMLAPVLASIVIAYLLEGVISQLEKRSFPRFPSVLIVFILFLLFVTLVMFGLMPLLSNQVTEFLQQLPIMISMGQQALMQLPERYPDLIPQEQVDQLIQQIRNEIASFAQQAVTWSLASVVGVITLIVYLILMPLLVFFFLKDKHLIIDWFVMYLPRHRRFAGTVWNDVDKQIANYVRGKFWEIVIIWAVSFVTFRLLGLNYALLLSMMVGLSVIIPYIGAAVVTIPVLFIAWFQWGWSSDFAWLAMAYFVIQALDGNVLVPLLFSEVVNLHPVAIIVSILVFGGFWGFWGVFFAIPLATLVQAVLVAWPKRIEEEVIDRP